The following coding sequences are from one Bradyrhizobium sp. WSM471 window:
- the glp gene encoding gephyrin-like molybdotransferase Glp has product MAQLSDDCFAFGGPMMSVDEAVGLITTRVNAIVDLETVALIDADGRVLARDIAAPLPLPPFTNSAVDGYAVRNADLPDSVERAFPLDGRIQAGGLALAPIKAGHAARIFTGAPMPPDAETVFMQEDVRLDDAGRIVLPPGLKPGANVRPAGEDIPQGHIALRAGQRLLPQHVALAAAFGLVGLDVVRRIRVAVFSTGDELASPGEPRAASQLFDSNRFMLMAMLRRLGCDVSDLGILRDERISLANGLKQVAGTHDLILTTGGVSTGEEDHVKAAVESIGSLVLWRMAIKPGRPVAMGIIDGTPLIGLPGNPVASFVTFVHVVRPTVLALAGSLPEQPLPIPVRAAFTYKKKAGRREYVRASLRRMQDGALEAIKFPREGAGLLSSLVDTDGLIELGEEVTRVEPGQSVGFLSYADLL; this is encoded by the coding sequence ATGGCGCAGTTGTCGGACGATTGTTTTGCCTTCGGCGGACCAATGATGTCGGTCGACGAGGCCGTTGGCCTGATCACGACGCGCGTCAACGCGATTGTCGATCTCGAAACCGTGGCGCTCATCGACGCTGATGGGCGCGTGCTGGCCCGCGATATCGCGGCGCCGCTGCCGCTGCCGCCCTTCACCAATTCCGCTGTTGACGGCTACGCCGTGCGCAACGCCGATCTTCCTGATAGCGTTGAGCGGGCATTCCCGCTCGACGGCCGCATCCAGGCCGGCGGTCTGGCACTGGCGCCGATCAAGGCCGGCCACGCCGCGCGCATCTTCACCGGCGCGCCGATGCCGCCGGATGCCGAAACGGTCTTCATGCAGGAAGATGTCCGCCTCGACGATGCCGGCCGAATTGTGCTGCCGCCGGGGCTGAAGCCGGGCGCGAACGTCCGCCCTGCGGGAGAGGACATTCCCCAGGGCCACATTGCGTTGCGCGCAGGCCAGCGCTTGCTGCCGCAGCATGTCGCGCTCGCGGCGGCGTTCGGCCTTGTCGGGCTCGACGTCGTCAGGCGCATCCGCGTCGCGGTGTTCTCGACCGGTGATGAACTGGCCTCTCCCGGCGAGCCGCGCGCGGCCTCGCAGCTGTTCGACTCGAACCGCTTCATGCTGATGGCGATGCTGCGTCGGCTCGGCTGCGACGTCAGCGATCTTGGCATTTTGCGCGACGAACGTATCTCGCTTGCGAATGGCCTGAAGCAAGTCGCAGGCACGCACGATCTGATCCTCACCACCGGCGGCGTCTCGACCGGAGAGGAGGACCACGTCAAGGCGGCGGTCGAGAGCATCGGCTCGCTGGTGTTGTGGCGGATGGCGATCAAGCCGGGACGGCCCGTGGCGATGGGCATCATCGACGGCACGCCGCTGATCGGATTGCCGGGCAATCCCGTCGCGAGTTTCGTCACCTTCGTGCATGTGGTGCGGCCGACGGTGCTTGCGCTTGCGGGCAGCCTGCCGGAGCAGCCGTTGCCGATCCCGGTGCGCGCGGCATTCACCTACAAGAAGAAGGCGGGCCGACGGGAATATGTTCGCGCCTCCTTGCGGCGCATGCAGGACGGCGCACTCGAGGCAATCAAGTTTCCACGCGAGGGAGCGGGGCTGTTGTCCTCTCTCGTCGACACCGACGGCCTCATCGAGCTCGGCGAGGAGGTCACGCGTGTCGAGCCGGGGCAGAGCGTGGGTTTCTTGTCCTATGCCGATCTGCTCTGA